A genome region from Erigeron canadensis isolate Cc75 chromosome 3, C_canadensis_v1, whole genome shotgun sequence includes the following:
- the LOC122591053 gene encoding NADP-dependent malic enzyme-like gives MDSPRKKEGESVVDPSTTVGGGVEDVYGEDRATEDQLVTPWTVSVASGYTLLRDPHHNKGLAFTERERDAHYLRGLLPPAVVTQELQEKKLMQSIRNYEVPLHKYVAMMELEERNERLFYKLLIDNVEELLPVVYTPTVGEACQKYGSIFNRPQGLYISLKEKGKILEVLKNWPERSIQVIVVTDGERILGLGDLGCQGMGIPVGKLALYTALGGVRPSTCLPITIDVGTNNQKLLNDEFYIGLRQKRATGKEYYELIEEFMSAVKQNYGEKVLVQFEDFANHNAFELLSKYRTSHLVFNDDIQGTAVVVLAGLVASLKLLGGSLADHTFLFLGAGEAGTGIAELIALEISTKTNIPIEETRKKIWLVDSKGLIVSSRKASLQHFKQPWAHEHEPLSTLLDAVNAIKPSVLIGTSGVGQTFTKEVVQAMAANNETPLIMALSNPTSQAECTAEQAYTWTKGRAIFSSGSPFDPYEYNGKLFIPGQANNAYIFPGLGFGLVMCGAIRVHDEMLLAASEALANQVTQEHYDKGMIYPPLTNIRKISANIAANVAAKAYELGLATRLPRPVDLVKYAESCMYTPNYRSYR, from the exons atggatagCCCAAGGAAGAAGGAAGGTGAGTCAGTGGTTGACCCTAGCACCACCGTGGGCGGTGGCGTTGAGGATGTTTACGGTGAAGATCGTGCCACCGAGGATCAACTCGTTACTCCCTGGACTGTTTCCGTTGCCAG TGGATACACTTTACTGAGGGATCCACATCATAACAAGGGACTTGCCTTTACCGAAAGGGAGCGTGACGCGCATTACTTGCGCGGTCTGTTGCCTCCTGCCGTTGTAACGCAGGAGCTTCAG GAGAAGAAATTGATGCAAAGTATTCGCAATTATGAAGTTCCGTTGCACAAGTATGTTGCTATGATGGAACTTGAG GAGCGAAATGAGAGGTTGTTCTACAAGCTTCTTATTGATAATGTGGAAGAACTTCTTCCTGTTGTATACACTCCAACAGTTGGTGAGGCTTGCCAGAAATACGGGAGTATTTTCAATCGTCCTCAGGGTCTCTACATTAGTTTGAAAGAAAA GGGTAAGATTCTTGAGGTACTAAAGAACTGGCCCGAGAGGAGTATTCAAGTAATTGTGGTGACAGATGGTGAGCGTATCTTGGGGCTGGGAGATCTTGGGTGTCAG GGAATGGGAATTCCAGTTGGAAAACTCGCTTTATATACTGCACTTGGAGGAGTTAGGCCATCTACG TGCTTGCCTATAACCATTGATGTGGGAACAAACAATCAGAAGCTATTGAATGATGAGTTCTATATTGGTCTTAGACAAAAGAGGGCCACTGGAAAG GAATATTACGAGTTAATCGAGGAGTTCATGTCTGCAGTCAAGCAGAACTATGGTGAAAAAGTCCTTGTGCAGTTTGAAGACTTTGCAAACCACAACGCATTTGAGTTGTTGTCCAAATATAGAACCTCCCATTTAGTGTTCAATGATGATATACAG GGGACTGCAGTCGTGGTCCTTGCAGGACTTGTTGCATCACTTAAATTACTTGGTGGTAGCTTGGCTGATCACACATTCTTGTTCCTTGGTGCTGGAGAA GCGGGGACTGGCATAGCAGAGCTTATTGCTCTTGAGATATCAACAAAG ACAAATATTCCTATCGAAGAGACTCGTAAGAAGATATGGCTTGTCGACTCTAAG GGGTTAATTGTTAGTTCTCGTAAAGCATCCCTTCAGCATTTCAAGCAACCATGGGCTCATGAACATGAGCCTCTTTCAACTCTCTTAGATGCTGTCAAT GCTATCAAACCATCAGTTCTAATTGGAACATCTGGGGTAGGACAGACATTTACAAAGGAAGTAGTTCAAGCTATGGCAGCCAACAACGAG ACACCGCTTATTATGGCTCTCTCCAACCCAACCTCACAAGCAGAGTGCACTGCTGAACAAGCTTACACATGGACCAAG GGACGTGCAATATTTTCTAGTGGAAGTCCTTTTGATCCTTATGAATACAATGGCAAACTCTTCATTCCTGGCCAG GCAAACAATGCTTACATTTTCCCTGGACTTGGTTTTGGGTTGGTCATGTGTGGTGCAATCCGTGTTCATGATGAGATGCTTTTGGCTGCAT CGGAAGCATTGGCTAATCAAGTAACTCAGGAGCACTACGATAAAGGGATGATTTATCCCCCACTTACCAACATCAGAAAGATTTCTGCTAACATTGCTGCAAATGTTGCTGCTAAAGCATATGAACTTG GTTTGGCAACACGTCTTCCCCGCCCTGTGGATCTAGTGAAATATGCTGAGAGCTGTATGTACACCCCCAACTACCGAAGCTACAGATAA
- the LOC122591054 gene encoding 2-oxoglutarate-Fe(II) type oxidoreductase hxnY-like isoform X1, whose protein sequence is MSDCKRVSNMNSIDLSSPDIATSVSLLKQACMDSGFFYVTNHGISQEFMEQVFNQSKKFFDLPLDEKMKLLRNEKHRGYTPVLDELLDPDNQLQGDHKEGFYIGIELPEDDPEAQRSFYGPNLWPGSDILPGWRQTMEKYHQEAMQVVRKIARLIALALDLDTNYFDQPEMLGKPIAILRLLHYGSQLSDPAKGIYGAGAHSDYGLITLLAIDKVSGLQICKDKDAEPQVWEYVEPLKGAFVVNLGDMLERWSNGIFRSTLHRVLGNGQERYSIPYFVEPSHDCIVECLPTCQSKETPPKFPPIKCEQYLLQRYQDTHAHLSTYKP, encoded by the exons ATGAGTGACTGTAAAAGAGTATCAAATATGAACTCTATTGATCTCTCTTCCCCAGATATCGCTACCTCTGTTTCCTTACTTAAACAG GCATGTATGGATTCtggttttttttatgtaacCAATCATGGCATCAGTCAAGAATTCATGGAGCAAGTTTTCAACCAAAGCAAGAAGTTTTTTGATcttcctttggatgaaaaaatgAAACTTCTTAGGAACGAAAAACATCGAGGCTACACCCCTGTTCTCGATGAACTTCTTGATCCCGATAATCAGCTTCAGG GTGATCACAAGGAGGGATTTTATATAGGTATCGAACTGCCTGAAGATGATCCTGAAGCTCAAAGGTCATTTTACGGGCCAAATTTATGGCCTGGCTCAG ATATCTTGCCTGGATGGAGACAAACTATGGAAAAATATCATCAAGAAGCTAT GCAAGTGGTTAGAAAAATCGCAAGGCTCATAGCTCTTGCACTTGATCTAGATACCAACTATTTTGACCAACCAGAAATGCTTGGGAAGCCTATTGCAATCTTACGCTTGCTGCATTATGGAA GTCAATTATCTGATCCAGCAAAGGGAATATATGGAGCTGGTGCACACTCCGATTATGGTTTGATTACTCTCCTAGCTATAGACAAAGTTTCCGGGCTCCAA ATATGCAAGGACAAGGATGCCGAGCCTCAGGTATGGGAGTATGTTGAACCGTTAAAAGG AGCATTTGTGGTAAATTTGGGTGACATGCTTGAAAGATGGAGCAATGGTATTTTCAG GTCAACGTTGCATCGAGTGTTAGGCAATGGCCAAGAACGATATTCC ATTCCATACTTTGTGGAGCCTAGTCATGATTGTATAGTTGAGTGCTTACCTACATGCCAATCGAAAGAAACCCCCCCGAA GTTTCCTCCTATCAAGTGTGAACAGTACCTCCTTCAACGATACCAGGACACACATGCTCACCTGAGTACATATAAGCCGTGA
- the LOC122591054 gene encoding 2-oxoglutarate-Fe(II) type oxidoreductase hxnY-like isoform X2, with product MDSGFFYVTNHGISQEFMEQVFNQSKKFFDLPLDEKMKLLRNEKHRGYTPVLDELLDPDNQLQGDHKEGFYIGIELPEDDPEAQRSFYGPNLWPGSDILPGWRQTMEKYHQEAMQVVRKIARLIALALDLDTNYFDQPEMLGKPIAILRLLHYGSQLSDPAKGIYGAGAHSDYGLITLLAIDKVSGLQICKDKDAEPQVWEYVEPLKGAFVVNLGDMLERWSNGIFRSTLHRVLGNGQERYSIPYFVEPSHDCIVECLPTCQSKETPPKFPPIKCEQYLLQRYQDTHAHLSTYKP from the exons ATGGATTCtggttttttttatgtaacCAATCATGGCATCAGTCAAGAATTCATGGAGCAAGTTTTCAACCAAAGCAAGAAGTTTTTTGATcttcctttggatgaaaaaatgAAACTTCTTAGGAACGAAAAACATCGAGGCTACACCCCTGTTCTCGATGAACTTCTTGATCCCGATAATCAGCTTCAGG GTGATCACAAGGAGGGATTTTATATAGGTATCGAACTGCCTGAAGATGATCCTGAAGCTCAAAGGTCATTTTACGGGCCAAATTTATGGCCTGGCTCAG ATATCTTGCCTGGATGGAGACAAACTATGGAAAAATATCATCAAGAAGCTAT GCAAGTGGTTAGAAAAATCGCAAGGCTCATAGCTCTTGCACTTGATCTAGATACCAACTATTTTGACCAACCAGAAATGCTTGGGAAGCCTATTGCAATCTTACGCTTGCTGCATTATGGAA GTCAATTATCTGATCCAGCAAAGGGAATATATGGAGCTGGTGCACACTCCGATTATGGTTTGATTACTCTCCTAGCTATAGACAAAGTTTCCGGGCTCCAA ATATGCAAGGACAAGGATGCCGAGCCTCAGGTATGGGAGTATGTTGAACCGTTAAAAGG AGCATTTGTGGTAAATTTGGGTGACATGCTTGAAAGATGGAGCAATGGTATTTTCAG GTCAACGTTGCATCGAGTGTTAGGCAATGGCCAAGAACGATATTCC ATTCCATACTTTGTGGAGCCTAGTCATGATTGTATAGTTGAGTGCTTACCTACATGCCAATCGAAAGAAACCCCCCCGAA GTTTCCTCCTATCAAGTGTGAACAGTACCTCCTTCAACGATACCAGGACACACATGCTCACCTGAGTACATATAAGCCGTGA
- the LOC122591054 gene encoding 2-oxoglutarate-Fe(II) type oxidoreductase-like isoform X3, with protein sequence MSDCKRVSNMNSIDLSSPDIATSVSLLKQACMDSGFFYVTNHGISQEFMEQVFNQSKKFFDLPLDEKMKLLRNEKHRGYTPVLDELLDPDNQLQGDHKEGFYIGIELPEDDPEAQRSFYGPNLWPGSDILPGWRQTMEKYHQEAMQVVRKIARLIALALDLDTNYFDQPEMLGKPIAILRLLHYGSQLSDPAKGIYGAGAHSDYGLITLLAIDKVSGLQICKDKDAEPQVWEYVEPLKGAFVVNLGDMLERWSNGIFRSTLHRVLGNGQERYSVSSYQV encoded by the exons ATGAGTGACTGTAAAAGAGTATCAAATATGAACTCTATTGATCTCTCTTCCCCAGATATCGCTACCTCTGTTTCCTTACTTAAACAG GCATGTATGGATTCtggttttttttatgtaacCAATCATGGCATCAGTCAAGAATTCATGGAGCAAGTTTTCAACCAAAGCAAGAAGTTTTTTGATcttcctttggatgaaaaaatgAAACTTCTTAGGAACGAAAAACATCGAGGCTACACCCCTGTTCTCGATGAACTTCTTGATCCCGATAATCAGCTTCAGG GTGATCACAAGGAGGGATTTTATATAGGTATCGAACTGCCTGAAGATGATCCTGAAGCTCAAAGGTCATTTTACGGGCCAAATTTATGGCCTGGCTCAG ATATCTTGCCTGGATGGAGACAAACTATGGAAAAATATCATCAAGAAGCTAT GCAAGTGGTTAGAAAAATCGCAAGGCTCATAGCTCTTGCACTTGATCTAGATACCAACTATTTTGACCAACCAGAAATGCTTGGGAAGCCTATTGCAATCTTACGCTTGCTGCATTATGGAA GTCAATTATCTGATCCAGCAAAGGGAATATATGGAGCTGGTGCACACTCCGATTATGGTTTGATTACTCTCCTAGCTATAGACAAAGTTTCCGGGCTCCAA ATATGCAAGGACAAGGATGCCGAGCCTCAGGTATGGGAGTATGTTGAACCGTTAAAAGG AGCATTTGTGGTAAATTTGGGTGACATGCTTGAAAGATGGAGCAATGGTATTTTCAG GTCAACGTTGCATCGAGTGTTAGGCAATGGCCAAGAACGATATTCC GTTTCCTCCTATCAAGTGTGA
- the LOC122591054 gene encoding 2-oxoglutarate-dependent dioxygenase citB-like isoform X4 → MSDCKRVSNMNSIDLSSPDIATSVSLLKQACMDSGFFYVTNHGISQEFMEQVFNQSKKFFDLPLDEKMKLLRNEKHRGYTPVLDELLDPDNQLQGDHKEGFYIGIELPEDDPEAQRSFYGPNLWPGSDILPGWRQTMEKYHQEAMQVVRKIARLIALALDLDTNYFDQPEMLGKPIAILRLLHYGSQLSDPAKGIYGAGAHSDYGLITLLAIDKVSGLQICKDKDAEPQVWEYVEPLKGAFVVNLGDMLERWSNGQRCIEC, encoded by the exons ATGAGTGACTGTAAAAGAGTATCAAATATGAACTCTATTGATCTCTCTTCCCCAGATATCGCTACCTCTGTTTCCTTACTTAAACAG GCATGTATGGATTCtggttttttttatgtaacCAATCATGGCATCAGTCAAGAATTCATGGAGCAAGTTTTCAACCAAAGCAAGAAGTTTTTTGATcttcctttggatgaaaaaatgAAACTTCTTAGGAACGAAAAACATCGAGGCTACACCCCTGTTCTCGATGAACTTCTTGATCCCGATAATCAGCTTCAGG GTGATCACAAGGAGGGATTTTATATAGGTATCGAACTGCCTGAAGATGATCCTGAAGCTCAAAGGTCATTTTACGGGCCAAATTTATGGCCTGGCTCAG ATATCTTGCCTGGATGGAGACAAACTATGGAAAAATATCATCAAGAAGCTAT GCAAGTGGTTAGAAAAATCGCAAGGCTCATAGCTCTTGCACTTGATCTAGATACCAACTATTTTGACCAACCAGAAATGCTTGGGAAGCCTATTGCAATCTTACGCTTGCTGCATTATGGAA GTCAATTATCTGATCCAGCAAAGGGAATATATGGAGCTGGTGCACACTCCGATTATGGTTTGATTACTCTCCTAGCTATAGACAAAGTTTCCGGGCTCCAA ATATGCAAGGACAAGGATGCCGAGCCTCAGGTATGGGAGTATGTTGAACCGTTAAAAGG AGCATTTGTGGTAAATTTGGGTGACATGCTTGAAAGATGGAGCAATG GTCAACGTTGCATCGAGTGTTAG
- the LOC122593235 gene encoding cytochrome B5-like protein, whose protein sequence is MELIVLTLIVGLLLSLLFLAPRFLKSDQKQNIHSDSNNTKSVKAYNKAEISLHNKRTDCWIIIKEKVYDVTPYVEEHPGGDAILSHAGDDSTEGFFGPQHATRVFDMIDDFYIGELEK, encoded by the exons ATGGAGCTAATAGTGTTGACTTTGATTGTTGGTTTGTTATTAAGTTTGCTGTTTTTAGCCCCTCGATTTCTCAAATCAG ATCAAAAACAAAACATTCATTCAGATTCTAACAACACTAAG TCTGTGAAAGCATATAACAAGGCTGAAATTTCCTTGCACAACAAGAGGACGGATTGTTGGATCATTATCAAAGAGAAG GTATATGATGTAACACCTTATGTTGAAGAACACCCTGGTGGTGATGCAATTCTGTCTCATGCTGGTGATGACTCAACCGAAGGATTTTTTGG GCCGCAGCATGCAACACGAGTATTTGATATGATTGATGACTTCTACATTGGTGAGCTAGAAAAATGA